The following proteins are encoded in a genomic region of Paenibacillus sp. FSL R7-0273:
- a CDS encoding tyrosine-type recombinase/integrase, with product MKDAGFTAYTRKSYLADVREFLDGLNGKRLESVKKLHVVSYLTSVRERGVSDSTRNRKHASVNCLFRALIELELLTVNPAAGIKKSKTEKNREPVYLDEGDLQQFLSAVSGKYRIRNLAVFLLMSYMGLRVGEVHTLNLNDYSPDRRSLRVFGKGRKWRNVPVPEAVAPYLEEAVRERLTPWRSKEEAMFISQKGRRLSIRGIQGIAADTFERFQQGVPEAHRRPYSSHKLRHSFATMLLRKGADLRTVQELLGHSSIQTTTVYTHITSREKEEAMARLQISMPEKEAAVTE from the coding sequence ATGAAGGATGCCGGGTTTACCGCATATACCCGGAAGTCTTATCTGGCTGATGTGCGCGAATTTCTGGACGGGCTTAACGGTAAGCGGCTTGAATCGGTCAAAAAGCTGCATGTAGTTTCTTACCTGACCTCCGTGCGTGAACGGGGGGTCAGTGACTCGACAAGGAACCGGAAGCATGCCTCCGTCAACTGCCTGTTCCGGGCGCTGATTGAGCTTGAGCTGCTGACCGTTAATCCGGCTGCAGGCATCAAAAAATCCAAGACTGAAAAGAACCGTGAGCCGGTTTACCTGGATGAAGGTGATCTGCAGCAGTTCCTGTCAGCAGTCAGCGGTAAATACCGCATCCGTAATCTGGCAGTCTTCCTGTTGATGTCCTATATGGGGCTGCGGGTAGGGGAAGTGCATACCCTCAATCTTAATGACTACAGTCCGGACCGCCGTTCGCTCCGTGTGTTCGGTAAAGGCCGTAAATGGCGGAATGTCCCGGTTCCGGAGGCTGTCGCACCGTATCTGGAGGAAGCGGTGAGGGAGCGTTTGACGCCATGGCGCAGCAAAGAGGAGGCCATGTTTATCTCGCAAAAAGGCCGGAGGCTTTCCATCCGCGGCATCCAGGGTATTGCAGCCGATACCTTTGAGCGGTTCCAGCAAGGCGTGCCCGAGGCGCACCGCCGGCCGTATTCCAGCCATAAGCTGCGCCATTCCTTCGCCACGATGCTGCTCCGCAAGGGGGCGGATCTGCGCACCGTGCAGGAGCTGCTGGGTCATTCGTCAATTCAGACAACTACCGTTTATACACATATTACGAGCCGTGAAAAGGAAGAAGCGATGGCCAGGCTGCAGATCAGCATGCCGGAGAAGGAAGCGGCGGTTACGGAATGA
- a CDS encoding glycoside hydrolase family 113, whose translation MNETFFKGMTYGWESTRGAYRQPYAEDSLRKLAETGSEWIALSFWTWQDTVHSTEIYFDYGYTMTDRDIEHTVKLAKQLGLKVCLKPVVNSRDGIWRARIGFPEDGDVYWAAWFKSYTNFIKHYAELAEELECELFCIGCEMVATESRETEWRNLISEVKGLYNGPIVYNANHGKEEGIEWLDEVDYIGTSAYYPVASVPGDTLENMKASWEEQKPRLKALADRFGKKLVFIEIGCRSALGCATMPWDFSHKELPASQEEQANFYRSALETFWDESWFAGFFWWDWSTKLYPAEEAAANVGFDIYGKEAEQVLKEYYQRPVIR comes from the coding sequence GTGAACGAAACATTTTTCAAAGGAATGACCTACGGCTGGGAATCAACAAGAGGGGCATACAGACAGCCTTATGCGGAGGACTCCCTGCGCAAGCTGGCGGAGACGGGAAGCGAATGGATTGCATTGTCCTTTTGGACTTGGCAGGATACTGTGCATTCCACCGAGATTTATTTTGACTACGGATATACAATGACTGACCGCGATATTGAGCATACAGTGAAGCTGGCGAAGCAGCTCGGGCTGAAGGTGTGCCTGAAGCCGGTGGTTAACTCCAGGGACGGGATTTGGAGAGCGCGGATCGGCTTTCCTGAGGACGGGGATGTGTATTGGGCTGCCTGGTTCAAATCCTATACTAACTTCATTAAGCATTATGCCGAGCTGGCAGAGGAGCTGGAGTGTGAGCTGTTCTGTATCGGCTGTGAGATGGTGGCTACAGAATCGCGTGAGACAGAGTGGCGCAATCTGATCAGCGAGGTCAAAGGCCTGTATAACGGCCCGATCGTGTACAATGCCAATCACGGCAAAGAGGAAGGCATCGAATGGCTTGACGAGGTGGATTATATCGGAACAAGCGCATATTATCCGGTAGCTTCCGTTCCGGGCGACACCTTAGAGAATATGAAGGCCTCCTGGGAGGAGCAAAAGCCGCGGCTGAAGGCATTGGCTGACCGGTTCGGTAAAAAGCTCGTCTTTATTGAAATTGGCTGCCGCAGCGCATTAGGCTGTGCAACCATGCCTTGGGATTTCTCGCATAAGGAGCTTCCGGCTTCGCAGGAGGAGCAGGCGAATTTCTACCGTTCGGCACTGGAAACCTTCTGGGATGAATCCTGGTTCGCCGGCTTCTTCTGGTGGGACTGGAGTACGAAGCTGTATCCGGCCGAAGAGGCGGCGGCTAATGTCGGGTTCGATATATACGGTAAGGAAGCAGAGCAGGTGTTAAAGGAATATTACCAGCGTCCGGTGATCCGTTAA
- a CDS encoding amino acid permease, producing MKQSNSLQRNIGMPQAIALYIGAVLGSGVLIVPGLVAEMAGPASLLAWGFMTLLILPLALSMGLLSAKFPNAGGVSHFVTLAFGPRAGAMVGWFFLMSVPIGGPVAALTGAGYMTAAMGWGDGARIAIAAGMLAAGLITNWIGMQVAGKVQIAVVIAIVSVLVFSFAAALPRMESSHFTPFIPHGWTSIGQAAAILFWCFIGWEAVSHLSEEFKDPQRAAIKGVTIAAVIVGVLYFLSALATVGTQSYLRGGADSSLVWIISQPLGAWGGFIAGLTGMFICTATIIAYTSAASRVAFALARQGYAPGWMSRLSARYQTPSGATMFLMGCYAVILFLYGSGLLSITTLIQFPNATFILTYIGGCAAGIRLLKGSRLGVTISWISFTATVAVFPFTGWAIGYPLVIAACFAALVWLRNSRRSLPDLPEKEPQHKKSNVI from the coding sequence ATGAAGCAAAGCAATTCTCTGCAACGCAATATCGGCATGCCCCAGGCCATCGCCCTCTACATCGGGGCCGTGCTCGGATCGGGGGTGCTGATCGTTCCCGGCCTGGTGGCAGAAATGGCCGGACCGGCGTCCCTGCTGGCCTGGGGCTTTATGACGCTGCTGATTCTTCCTCTGGCGCTGTCAATGGGACTCTTATCCGCCAAATTTCCGAACGCAGGCGGCGTGTCCCACTTTGTTACCCTGGCCTTCGGGCCGCGGGCCGGAGCGATGGTCGGCTGGTTCTTCCTGATGTCCGTTCCAATCGGCGGTCCCGTTGCCGCGCTAACCGGGGCAGGCTATATGACCGCAGCCATGGGCTGGGGTGACGGTGCAAGAATCGCGATTGCTGCCGGTATGCTGGCAGCGGGGCTGATTACGAACTGGATCGGGATGCAGGTCGCAGGCAAGGTGCAAATTGCCGTCGTGATCGCCATTGTCTCTGTACTGGTTTTCTCCTTTGCCGCGGCGCTGCCACGGATGGAAAGCTCTCATTTTACTCCGTTTATTCCACACGGCTGGACCAGCATCGGGCAGGCGGCTGCGATCCTCTTCTGGTGCTTCATCGGCTGGGAAGCCGTGTCTCACCTGTCAGAGGAATTTAAAGATCCGCAGCGGGCTGCCATTAAAGGCGTTACCATTGCCGCTGTCATTGTAGGTGTACTCTATTTCCTCTCCGCGCTGGCAACGGTCGGCACACAAAGCTATCTCCGGGGCGGAGCAGATTCCTCGCTGGTCTGGATCATCAGCCAGCCGCTGGGAGCATGGGGAGGCTTCATCGCCGGACTTACCGGGATGTTCATCTGTACAGCCACCATCATCGCCTATACAAGCGCGGCTTCACGTGTGGCCTTCGCTTTAGCCCGTCAGGGCTACGCGCCCGGATGGATGAGCCGGTTATCCGCCCGGTATCAGACACCATCAGGTGCCACGATGTTCCTTATGGGCTGCTATGCAGTAATCCTGTTTCTGTACGGAAGCGGACTGCTGTCTATAACCACCCTGATCCAGTTTCCGAATGCTACCTTCATCCTGACCTATATCGGCGGCTGCGCGGCAGGCATAAGATTGCTTAAAGGCAGCCGCCTGGGAGTAACTATCAGCTGGATTTCTTTTACTGCGACTGTGGCAGTGTTTCCGTTTACCGGCTGGGCGATCGGTTATCCGCTCGTGATTGCGGCATGCTTTGCGGCCCTTGTCTGGCTCCGGAACAGCCGCCGCTCGCTGCCTGATCTGCCCGAGAAAGAGCCGCAACACAAAAAGTCCAATGTAATTTAA
- a CDS encoding LysR family transcriptional regulator — protein MESRHLFTFLVVVEAGSFTRAAQKLDYAQSSITAQIQALETELGQPLFDRISKKIILTDAGRRLLPYAQEISRMHALAQDALRSETELSGVLRIGAPESLAAFRLPGIIKEFRASHPQVQITLKPGVCWELTEFVRSGELDLAFLLQPETEYKELTCETLVQEEMTLIAPLDHPLTALQEVMPFDLKQETILHTEKGCTYRTLFERHLNSHGVFPDPNLEFWSIEAIKQCVMSGLGISFLPLITVRNELAEGKLARLGWNDESQRVATQMAYHNKKWVSPALQEFLSIVQIHAAAWRINGGERR, from the coding sequence ATGGAATCACGGCATTTATTCACCTTTCTGGTTGTAGTCGAGGCAGGCAGCTTTACAAGAGCCGCCCAGAAGCTGGATTATGCGCAGTCGAGCATTACGGCGCAGATTCAGGCGCTCGAAACGGAGCTGGGCCAGCCTTTATTTGACCGGATCAGCAAAAAAATCATCCTGACCGATGCGGGACGCCGCCTGCTGCCTTATGCCCAGGAGATTTCCCGGATGCATGCCCTGGCCCAGGATGCGCTGCGTTCAGAAACGGAGCTGTCCGGGGTGCTGCGCATCGGTGCCCCTGAATCACTGGCCGCTTTTCGTCTGCCGGGTATTATCAAGGAATTCCGTGCCAGCCATCCCCAGGTGCAGATTACCCTAAAGCCGGGGGTGTGCTGGGAGCTGACGGAGTTTGTCCGCAGCGGCGAGCTTGATCTGGCTTTTCTGCTTCAGCCGGAGACCGAGTACAAGGAGCTGACCTGCGAGACGCTGGTCCAGGAGGAAATGACTCTGATAGCACCGCTCGATCACCCGTTGACCGCTTTACAGGAGGTTATGCCGTTTGACCTGAAGCAGGAGACTATTCTGCATACAGAAAAAGGCTGCACGTACCGCACTTTATTTGAGCGTCATCTGAACAGCCATGGTGTATTTCCCGATCCCAATCTGGAATTCTGGAGCATAGAGGCTATCAAGCAGTGTGTAATGTCCGGGCTCGGCATTTCCTTCCTGCCGCTGATTACCGTCCGAAATGAACTGGCTGAAGGCAAGCTGGCACGCCTGGGCTGGAATGATGAGTCCCAGCGGGTAGCTACGCAAATGGCCTACCATAACAAAAAGTGGGTATCACCCGCACTTCAGGAATTTTTGTCAATCGTTCAGATACACGCAGCCGCATGGCGCATAAACGGAGGTGAACGGAGGTGA